One region of Nitrospinaceae bacterium genomic DNA includes:
- the tfoX gene encoding DNA transformation protein tfoX, with translation MEKESFKEFVLDQLHLLERVDCKAMFGGYGLYQAGAFFAIIADGRLYFKTGEATVSDYLDRDMKPFQPNSKQTLKNYYEVPAEILEDDEQLAMWARKAVAVTRQL, from the coding sequence GTGGAAAAAGAATCTTTCAAGGAATTCGTTCTCGATCAATTGCATCTGTTGGAGCGGGTCGACTGCAAGGCCATGTTCGGCGGCTACGGTCTTTATCAAGCCGGTGCATTCTTCGCGATCATCGCCGATGGCCGGCTTTATTTTAAGACGGGTGAAGCCACCGTTTCCGACTACCTCGACCGGGACATGAAACCCTTTCAACCCAATTCCAAGCAGACCCTGAAGAATTATTACGAAGTGCCCGCGGAGATTCTGGAGGATGACGAGCAACTCGCAATGTGGGCTCGGAAAGCGGTTGCTGTAACAAGACAGTTGTAA
- a CDS encoding nucleoside triphosphate pyrophosphohydrolase, with product MNDPGTAFKKLTAIVDTLMSENGCPWDKVQTHDTLKPYLVEEVYETLEALDAGNPQDIKDELGDLLYQILFHAKISAQNKEFDISDVIDSISEKMVRRHPHVFKDGKLDTPDEVVDQWEEIKKTEDNHSKRESVLDGIPKHLPGLLRAQKLQKKAAKNGFDWDQITAVFDKLDEEIAEFKEAVLSGKDDDIASELGDILFVLVNIARHKKIDAEEALRKTNNKFIQRFQHIEREVAKKGKVLKDTPLDEMEKYWQDAKKK from the coding sequence ATGAACGACCCTGGTACCGCTTTTAAAAAACTGACCGCAATCGTCGACACGCTGATGAGCGAAAACGGCTGTCCGTGGGATAAGGTGCAGACCCACGACACGCTCAAACCCTATCTGGTGGAAGAGGTTTACGAAACCCTCGAAGCCCTCGATGCAGGCAATCCACAGGACATCAAAGATGAGCTGGGCGACCTGTTGTATCAGATTTTATTCCACGCCAAAATTTCAGCGCAAAATAAAGAATTCGATATCTCCGATGTCATCGACTCGATCAGCGAAAAAATGGTGCGCCGGCACCCGCACGTTTTCAAGGATGGAAAACTGGACACCCCCGATGAGGTGGTCGACCAATGGGAGGAAATCAAAAAGACCGAAGACAATCATTCCAAACGTGAATCGGTGCTCGACGGCATTCCCAAACACCTTCCCGGATTATTGCGCGCGCAGAAACTGCAGAAAAAAGCCGCGAAGAACGGATTCGACTGGGATCAGATCACGGCGGTGTTCGACAAACTCGATGAAGAAATCGCCGAGTTCAAGGAAGCCGTGTTGTCAGGCAAAGATGACGACATCGCCAGTGAACTGGGCGACATCCTGTTCGTCCTGGTCAACATCGCCCGCCACAAAAAAATCGACGCCGAGGAAGCCCTGAGAAAAACCAACAATAAATTCATCCAGCGGTTTCAACATATCGAACGGGAAGTGGCCAAAAAGGGCAAAGTGTTAAAGGACACGCCACTCGATGAAATGGAGAAATATTGGCAGGATGCTAAGAAGAAATAA
- a CDS encoding coproporphyrinogen III oxidase produces the protein MNFGLYIHIPYCLHKCGYCDFNSHNINTEEMESYANALIREMRHYAQGPAAEKEVTTLFFGGGTPTTLPVHLLEDLLAKLRTLFNVSGDCEITFEANPATVALEPLQRMRSAGYNRISIGVQSFHEDELKLLDRIHSIDEIHLTVERAREAGFDNLSLDLMFALPGQTMELWEDNLAQALGKHPQHLSTYNLTIEPETAFHKLHARGKLVMPPDDFQLEFYKKTIQTLTDAGYRHYEISNFCKPGKECRHNLIYWNNGDSLGLGAGASSYMNGARFKNCNLPSRYIREIENKGNAVEFSEQLEPRRAMGETLMLGLRLLQGMAIQPFEERFQTSFENVFDDVLPPLLEKNLITLDKNRIALSPKGLFLADSVILEFMN, from the coding sequence ATGAACTTCGGTTTATACATTCATATTCCTTATTGCCTGCACAAATGCGGCTATTGCGATTTTAACTCCCACAATATCAATACGGAAGAAATGGAGTCGTACGCAAACGCCCTGATCCGGGAAATGCGGCATTACGCCCAGGGTCCAGCGGCTGAGAAGGAAGTCACCACCCTTTTTTTTGGCGGCGGCACCCCCACCACCCTGCCGGTTCATCTGCTGGAAGATTTATTGGCAAAACTCCGAACCCTATTTAATGTCTCCGGCGATTGCGAGATCACTTTTGAGGCCAACCCGGCCACAGTCGCCCTCGAGCCGCTTCAGCGCATGCGGTCCGCCGGTTATAACCGAATCAGTATCGGGGTGCAATCGTTTCATGAGGACGAGCTGAAATTGCTCGACCGGATACACAGCATCGATGAGATCCACCTGACCGTCGAACGGGCCCGAGAAGCGGGATTCGACAATCTGTCGCTGGATTTGATGTTCGCCCTGCCCGGCCAAACGATGGAACTCTGGGAAGACAATCTGGCTCAGGCTCTCGGCAAACATCCTCAGCACCTGTCCACTTACAATTTGACCATCGAACCGGAAACCGCCTTTCACAAATTACACGCCCGCGGAAAACTGGTCATGCCGCCGGACGATTTTCAACTGGAGTTTTACAAGAAAACCATTCAAACCTTGACGGACGCCGGTTACCGGCACTACGAGATATCCAATTTCTGCAAACCGGGAAAGGAATGCCGGCACAATCTGATCTACTGGAACAACGGAGACAGCCTGGGGCTGGGCGCCGGCGCATCCTCTTACATGAACGGCGCAAGATTCAAAAACTGCAATCTGCCTTCCCGCTACATCCGGGAAATTGAAAATAAAGGAAACGCCGTCGAGTTTTCGGAACAGCTCGAGCCGCGCCGGGCGATGGGCGAAACCCTCATGCTCGGTTTGCGACTGCTTCAGGGCATGGCCATCCAACCGTTTGAAGAGCGGTTTCAAACCTCGTTCGAAAATGTGTTCGATGATGTACTGCCCCCGCTTCTGGAAAAAAACCTCATCACCCTGGATAAAAACCGGATCGCGTTGTCACCCAAGGGGTTGTTCCTGGCGGATTCTGTGATTCTCGAATTTATGAATTAA
- the era gene encoding GTPase Era, which translates to MKVKTPFKSGYASLIGRPNVGKSTLLNRLVAQKIAAMSAKPQTTRNKITGVVHLPGGQIILVDTPGIHQSTTKLNQAMVKASLSTYGDVDLILLLVDASKGFSPEDEYVLESMRGVETPKILIINKIDLVAKPELLGLIQRMHETAAFMEIIPISALKRDGLELLITLILKYLPDGPQYFPESMITDSPEEFLIAEIIREKIINQTHFEVPYSVAVVVEQVEETEKGGLVIDATVYAEKASQKKILIGEKGSMLKKVGSLARKEIEKRFAVKVYLNLFVKVKTHWREDERYIKEFGYLHD; encoded by the coding sequence TTGAAAGTTAAAACGCCATTCAAATCCGGATACGCGAGCCTCATCGGCAGGCCCAATGTCGGAAAATCCACCCTTTTGAACCGCTTGGTTGCCCAAAAGATCGCGGCGATGTCTGCCAAGCCGCAGACCACCCGCAACAAAATCACCGGTGTCGTGCATCTTCCCGGCGGCCAGATCATTCTCGTGGACACGCCGGGAATCCACCAGTCCACCACCAAACTCAATCAGGCCATGGTGAAGGCCAGTTTGAGCACCTATGGGGATGTCGATTTGATCCTGCTGCTGGTCGACGCCAGCAAGGGTTTCAGCCCGGAGGACGAATATGTCCTGGAATCCATGCGCGGGGTGGAAACGCCGAAAATTCTGATTATCAACAAAATCGATCTGGTCGCAAAACCTGAGCTTCTGGGATTGATCCAGCGGATGCATGAAACGGCGGCATTTATGGAAATCATTCCCATTTCCGCCCTCAAAAGAGACGGGCTGGAGCTTCTCATCACGTTGATTCTCAAGTATTTGCCCGACGGCCCGCAATATTTCCCGGAAAGCATGATCACCGATTCTCCCGAGGAATTTTTGATCGCGGAAATCATCAGGGAAAAAATTATCAACCAGACGCATTTTGAGGTTCCTTATTCCGTTGCCGTGGTTGTGGAACAAGTTGAAGAAACGGAAAAGGGCGGATTGGTCATTGATGCTACCGTCTATGCCGAGAAAGCTTCGCAAAAAAAGATATTGATCGGAGAGAAAGGGTCCATGCTGAAAAAAGTGGGAAGTCTGGCCCGTAAAGAAATCGAGAAACGTTTTGCCGTCAAAGTGTATCTAAATCTATTCGTAAAAGTAAAAACCCATTGGCGCGAAGATGAGCGGTATATAAAGGAATTTGGTTACTTGCATGATTAA
- the map gene encoding methionine aminopeptidase: MINLKTQEEVDVMRESCQLAAEVLVMIEPYVKPGVTTDRLNDICHDYIVSHGAIPSPLNYRGFPKSICSSVNEEICHGIPSSRKLRNGDIVNLDITTYFKEFHGDTSRTFFVGSPRKRTSKLVETCREALQRGIQAVRLGGRTGDIGHAIQEFVEPLGYSVVREFCGHGIGKNFHEEPQILHFGNPGDGVEIKKGMVFTIEPMINQGGADLRILSDKWTAVTQDGSLSAQFEHTLHVGENGVEVLTRLDGKTVF, from the coding sequence ATGATTAATCTGAAAACCCAGGAAGAAGTTGACGTCATGCGGGAATCCTGCCAGCTGGCGGCGGAGGTTCTCGTGATGATCGAGCCTTACGTCAAGCCGGGAGTGACAACTGATCGCTTGAACGATATCTGCCATGACTACATCGTTAGCCACGGTGCGATTCCCTCTCCGCTGAATTACAGAGGATTTCCGAAGAGTATCTGCTCGTCGGTCAATGAGGAAATCTGCCACGGCATTCCCTCCAGCCGCAAGCTTAGAAACGGGGACATCGTGAATCTGGATATCACCACCTACTTTAAGGAGTTTCACGGCGACACCAGCCGGACCTTTTTTGTCGGCTCTCCAAGGAAACGAACCAGCAAATTAGTGGAAACCTGCCGGGAAGCTTTGCAAAGGGGGATTCAGGCGGTGCGGCTTGGCGGAAGAACAGGAGATATCGGCCACGCGATCCAGGAATTTGTCGAACCCCTTGGATATTCGGTGGTGCGTGAGTTTTGCGGTCACGGCATCGGCAAAAATTTCCATGAAGAACCGCAGATCCTCCACTTTGGCAACCCCGGAGATGGCGTGGAAATAAAAAAGGGCATGGTGTTCACCATCGAACCCATGATCAACCAGGGGGGCGCCGACTTAAGAATTCTCTCCGACAAATGGACGGCAGTCACCCAGGACGGTTCCCTGTCCGCGCAGTTTGAACACACCCTGCACGTCGGGGAAAACGGCGTTGAAGTGCTCACCCGCCTTGATGGGAAAACGGTCTTTTAA
- the bfr gene encoding bacterioferritin encodes MQGDKSVIDALNDVLMAELTAINMYYIHYKMQENWGYNKLAHHAKEETMGEMKHADKMIERILYLDGTPDMAKYDTILVGGTCEEQLKNQYTLETKHVARLQKHIALCIQKSDFGSKEILDGILEDTEESCDWLETQFQRIKDIGIENYLTEHMHE; translated from the coding sequence ATGCAAGGCGACAAAAGCGTCATCGATGCGCTGAACGATGTTTTGATGGCGGAACTCACCGCCATCAATATGTATTATATTCATTACAAAATGCAGGAAAACTGGGGCTATAACAAACTGGCGCACCATGCGAAAGAAGAAACCATGGGAGAGATGAAACACGCCGACAAAATGATCGAACGCATTTTGTATCTGGACGGAACGCCCGATATGGCGAAATACGATACCATCCTGGTGGGCGGCACCTGCGAAGAGCAATTAAAAAACCAGTACACCCTGGAAACAAAGCATGTGGCCCGCTTACAAAAACACATAGCCCTTTGTATTCAGAAGAGCGACTTTGGAAGTAAGGAAATTCTGGACGGCATTCTGGAAGATACTGAAGAAAGCTGCGATTGGCTGGAAACCCAGTTTCAACGCATCAAGGACATCGGTATTGAAAATTATCTCACCGAACACATGCATGAGTGA
- the fur_1 gene encoding transcriptional repressor yields MFNEYEILKSYLRESNLRFTPQRQTILEVFLESEGHVEVESLFLEVQKKDASIGIATVYRTMNLFVECGLARENILGAGQKTFEQLYRQGHHDHLICLQCREIVEFEHPLIEKYQLEICQSYGFTLNQHRMEIYGTCSKCQKKRREGSL; encoded by the coding sequence ATGTTTAATGAGTATGAAATTCTAAAAAGCTATTTGCGCGAGAGCAACCTTCGCTTCACTCCGCAACGCCAGACGATTTTAGAGGTCTTTTTGGAGAGCGAAGGGCATGTTGAGGTGGAGAGCTTGTTTCTGGAAGTGCAGAAAAAAGACGCATCCATAGGCATCGCTACGGTGTATCGAACCATGAATCTATTTGTGGAATGCGGATTGGCCAGGGAAAATATTCTTGGGGCGGGGCAAAAAACTTTTGAGCAGTTATATCGTCAGGGCCACCACGATCATCTCATTTGCCTGCAGTGCCGGGAAATCGTTGAGTTCGAACATCCGCTGATTGAAAAATATCAGCTCGAAATTTGTCAGTCTTACGGATTCACCCTGAATCAACATCGGATGGAAATTTACGGGACTTGTTCCAAATGCCAAAAAAAAAGGAGGGAAGGTTCTCTATGA